One stretch of Patagioenas fasciata isolate bPatFas1 chromosome 9, bPatFas1.hap1, whole genome shotgun sequence DNA includes these proteins:
- the ERICH6 gene encoding LOW QUALITY PROTEIN: glutamate-rich protein 6 (The sequence of the model RefSeq protein was modified relative to this genomic sequence to represent the inferred CDS: inserted 1 base in 1 codon), protein MDAAERETDTLGSAEPTAMQELPGVSVSMQTEGSWLREHTCGISPLPEEFSSLDVLCAMEFKEEFVKLFKKSLRTLPSVGLPTLLAYRPESLRGSVRIEAQEDAAPRCEFCGSALRPFPPFEDVFPPPQDRGWVSRXGPAGLPGEAAPWHRSPAFQSFCCERSRDLYEFIVEERRSRERARSVPSATDAPDAATPGAVTPHEPHGTEADRRLSKDRAYQRQQERRAATLAARAAGAARSPPEGPGPAGTISYLLSQEPPAPRGWTLLPGDGAAKPGQELQPGQELEPGQELQPGQELEPGQELEPGQELQPDSITCCDFSLVGGKVVKNELLEKYYRHGGKFLTVLPDGTAQLFYPSGNLAIIVVREKNQLICIVQEDKPSSGEIQAVFSSSGRSTCYHPSGSVWVNTSVQGGQCLDRAGSRVRRWRWPHSATSPGPQVPLSPTFLSLNRHVGVRILGQDKITVSFLAMGQQARFNVGTRAQVGDVGRPPPPARLGEDELLLLAFRVRILRLFDRLRGCLSFPSNEQWDKIKPPAYLITQTLKILQLCTTSDVSDELRSSVRAIVNAQV, encoded by the exons ATGGACGCGGCGGAGCG GGAAACGGACACGCTGGGCAGCGCAGAACCCACAGCGATGCAGGAGCTGCCAGGAGTTTCGGTGTCGATGCAGACAGAAGGGAGCTGGCTTCGGGAACACACCTGCGGAATCTCAC CCCTGCCAGAAGAGTTCAGCAGCCTAGATGTTCTGTGTGCGATGGAG TTCAAGGAAGAGTTTGTGAAGCTGTTCAAGAAGTCGCTGCGCACGCTCCCGTCCGTCGGGCTCCCGACCCTCCTGGCCTACCGACCCGAATCCTTGCGGGGCAGCGTACGGATTGAG GCGCAGGAGGACGCTGCCCCGCGGTGCGAGTTCTGCGGCAGCGCGCTGAGGCCGTTCCCCCCCTTCGAAGACGTTTTCCCGCCGCCGCAGGACCGGGGATGGGTGAGCC GGGGGCCGGCGGGTTTGCCGGGGGAGGCTGCGCCGTGGCACCGCTCTCCTGCCTTCCAGAGCTTCTGCTGCGAGCGCAGCCGGGACCTCTACGAGTTCATCGTGGAGGAGCGGAGGAGCCGCGAGCGCGCCCGCAGCGTCCCCAGCGCCACCGATGCTCCCGACGCCGCCACCCCCGGTGCTGTCACCCCCCACGAGCCCCACGGCACCGAGGCCGACAGGCGGCTGTCGAAGGACAGGGCGTACCAGAG gcagcaggagaggcGAGCGGCCACGCTGGCTGcgcgggcggcgggggccgccAGGAGCCCGCCCGAGG GTCCGGGCCCGGCCGGCACCATCTCCTACCTGCTGTCCCAGGAGCCGCCGGCGCCGCGGGGCTGGACGCTGCTGCCCGGCGATGGAGCTGCCAAGcccggccaggagctgcagcccggccaggagctggagcctgggcaggagctgcagcccgGCCAGGAGCTGGAGCCTGGCCAGGAGCTGGAGCCcgggcaggagctgcagcccgACAGCATCACCTGCTGCGACTTCAGCCTCGTGGGAGGAAAG GTGGTGAAGAACGAACTGTTGGAAAAATACTACAGACATGGAGGGAAATTCCTCACCGTGCTTCCCGATGGAACAGCGCAGCTGTT CTATCCATCTGGAAACCTGGCCATCATCGTTGTACGAGAGAAAAACCAGCTTATTTGCATAGTACAGGAAGACAAGCCGAGTAGCGGTGAAATACAAGCGGTGTTTAGCTCCAGCGGCAGGAGTACCTGCTACCACCCGAGCGGATCCGTGTG GGTGAACACGAGCGTGCAGGGAGGGCAGTGCTTGGACCGAGCAGGCAGCAGGGTGAGACGGTGGAGGTGGCCACACAGCGCCACGTCCCCAGGGCCCCAGGTCCCGCTGAGCCCCACCTTCCTCTCCCTGAACCGGCACGTGGGGGTCCGGATCCTGGGCCAGGACAAGATCACCGTGTCCTTCCTCGCCATGGGCCAACAAGCAAGATTCAACGTGGGAACCAGAGCGCAG GTTGGTGACGTGGGCCGGCCGCCTCCCCCGGCCCGGCTGGGCGAAGATgagctcctgctgctggcctTCAGGGTGCGGATCCTGCGGCTCTTCGACAGGCTGCGGGGATGCTTAAGCTTTCCTTCTAACGAGCAATGGGACAAAATCAAGCCTCCAGCGTACCTCATCACGCAGACTTTAAAGATCTTACAGCTTTGCACAACTTCTGATGTAAGCGATGAGCTGCGCAGCTCAGTCAGGGCGATAGTAAATGCTCAAGTCTGA
- the LOC136104944 gene encoding glucose-dependent insulinotropic receptor-like: protein MVNLVYVVLRSLLSCLIPPANLLVIVAVCQLLRKQPGPNYVYILNLATADLLVGVTCFTEALADVLHGFDQSKWLCLLRVAMSMTPCIGSILTLLLVSLDRYLAVMLPLSYPTLLKKTPVVLSLVALWTLSFFFGHLPLILPSLQRGNYTGYCGLLYVAKSEYLYVICFGIFAPSLLALLCLHVWVGSIACLQHRRLRRGCARARPPRLRRCKALRTVLIVLMGFSLSWGPYLVGGTVQAACSSCNLAGVLEDALFLLGETNSLINPLIYALHCRDIRSHLTKLLGCRTQGQVKPPASNVQTVGSWGGSQAEAPGS, encoded by the coding sequence ATGGTGAACCTCGTGTACGTGGTGCTGCGCTCCCTCCTGAGCTGCCTCATCCCCCCGGCCAACCTGCTGGTGATCGTGGCGGTCTGCCAGCTGCTAAGGAAGCAGCCGGGCCCCAACTACGTCTACATCCTCAACCTGGCCACCGCCGACCTGCTGGTGGGCGTGACGTGCTTCACCGAGGCGCTGGCCGACGTCCTCCACGGTTTTGACCAGAGCAAGTGGCTCTGCCTCCTGCGCGTGGCCATGAGCATGACGCCCTGCATCGGCTCCATCCTGACCCTGCTCCTCGTCTCCCTGGACAGGTACCTGGCGGTGATGCTGCCACTCTCCTACCCCACCCTCCTGAAGAAAACACCCGTGGTCCTCTCCCTCGTTGCCCTCTGGACGCTCTCCTTCTTTTTCGGGCACTTGCCTCTGATCCTGCCCTCTCTCCAGCGTGGCAACTACACGGGCTATTGTGGGCTCCTGTACGTGGCGAAGAGCGAGTACCTCTACGTGATCTGCTTTGGCATCTTTGCTCCATCCCTGCTGGCGCTGCTCTGCCTGCACGTCTGGGTGGGCAGCATTGCCTGCCTGCAGCACAGGCGGCTCCGGCGTGGCTGCGCCCGGGCACGACCCCCCCGCCTGCGCCGCTGCAAGGCCCTGCGCACTGTGCTCATCGTCCTCATGGGCTTCAGCCTCTCCTGGGGCCCCTACCTGGTGGGGGGCACCGTGCAGGCcgcctgcagctcctgcaaccTGGCTGGCGTGCTCGAGGATGCCTTGTTCCTGCTGGGCGAGACCAACTCCCTCATCAACCCCCTCATCTACGCCCTGCACTGCAGAGACATCCGGAGCCACCTCACAAAGCTGCTGGGGTGCAGGACCCAGGGCCAGGTGAAGCCTCCAGCCTCGAACGTGCAAACTGTTGGGAGCTGGGGTGGGAGCCAGGCTGAAGCCCCAGGTTCCTGA
- the SIAH2 gene encoding E3 ubiquitin-protein ligase SIAH2 translates to MSRPSSAGPGASKPCGKQPHAASPAVPAAVLPGPGGASPPPPPPPPPPQQHHELTSLFECPVCFDYVLPPILQCQAGHLVCNQCRQKLSLCPTCRGSLTPSIRNLAMEKVASAVLFPCKYATTGCSLTLHHTEKPEHEDICEYRPYSCPCPGASCKWQGSLEAVMSHLMHAHKSITTLQGEDIVFLATDINLPGAVDWVMMQSCFGHHFMLVLEKQEKYEGHQQFFAIVLLIGTRKQAENFVYRLELNGNRRRLTWEATPRSIHDGVNAAIRNSDCLIFDTAIAHLFADNGNLGINVTISTCCP, encoded by the exons ATGAGCCGCCCGTCCTCCGCCGGCCCCGGCGCTAGCAAGCCCTGCGGCAAGCAGCCGCACGCCGCCTCCCCCGCCGTGCCCGCCGCCGTCCTGCCGGGCCCCGGCGGGGCATccccgcctcccccgccgccgccgccgccgccgcagcagcACCACGAACTGACCTCGCTGTTCGAGTGCCCCGTGTGCTTCGACTATGTGCTGCCGCCCATCCTGCAGTGCCAGGCCGGGCACCTGGTCTGCAACCAATGCCGGCAGAAGCTGAGCCTGTGCCCGACCTGCCGGGGCTCCCTCACCCCCAGCATCCGCAACCTGGCCATGGAGAAGGTGGCCTCGGCCGTGCTCTTCCCCTGCAAG TACGCCACGACGGGCTGCTCGCTGACGCTCCACCACACAGAAAAGCCAGAGCATGAAGACATCTGCGAGTACCGTCCCTACTCCTGCCCCTGCCCGGGCGCCTCCTGTAAGTGGCAGGGGTCCCTGGAGGCCGTGATGTCCCACCTGATGCACGCCCACAAGAGCATCACCACGCTGCAGGGAGAGGACATCGTCTTTCTGGCCACAGACATTAACCTCCCGGGCGCGGTGGACTGGGTGATGATGCAGTCGTGCTTCGGTCACCACTTCAtgctggtgctggagaaacaggaGAAGTACGAAGGTCACCAGCAGTTTTTTGCCATTGTGCTGCTCATTGGCACCCGCAAGCAAGCGGAGAACTTTGTGTACAGGCTGGAGCTGAACGGCAACCGGCGCCGGCTGACGTGGGAGGCCACGCCGCGCTCCATCCACGACGGCGTGAACGCGGCCATTCGCAACAGCGACTGCCTCATCTTCGACACGGCCATCGCGCACCTCTTCGCTGACAACGGGAACCTCGGCATTAACGTGACTATCTCTACGTGCTGTCCGTGA